A genomic stretch from Leptospira licerasiae serovar Varillal str. VAR 010 includes:
- a CDS encoding SDR family NAD(P)-dependent oxidoreductase, protein MKNVFDLTGKSVLVTGATRGIGRQIAQGFLNAGATVYGTGSSAESIKRLEGSGIEAFAADIRQPGAMDPIIEALSKKHGKLDVLVNNAGVATNLPAGFFKEEDIQNVTQTNFVGVFRASQAYYKIHKKKGGNIINIASVLGIVGTKFASVYCGTKGAVINMTKALAVEWAGSGYRVNAICPGFIDTDMTEMIKERPEVLEQMKARIPMSRLGRPEDLAGAAVFLASDAAAYVTGQAIVVDGGVTSGI, encoded by the coding sequence TTGAAAAACGTATTCGATTTAACAGGTAAATCAGTATTAGTGACAGGAGCTACAAGAGGGATCGGAAGACAGATCGCTCAAGGATTTTTAAACGCAGGTGCGACGGTATATGGGACTGGTTCTTCCGCTGAATCCATTAAACGTTTGGAAGGATCCGGGATTGAAGCTTTTGCAGCTGATATTCGCCAACCTGGAGCAATGGATCCTATTATTGAAGCATTGAGTAAAAAGCACGGAAAACTAGATGTACTTGTAAATAATGCAGGAGTTGCGACCAATTTACCTGCAGGATTTTTTAAGGAAGAAGACATACAAAACGTGACACAAACCAATTTTGTGGGGGTGTTTCGTGCAAGTCAGGCATACTATAAAATACATAAGAAAAAAGGCGGAAACATTATCAATATCGCCTCAGTCCTAGGTATCGTCGGCACTAAGTTTGCGTCTGTGTATTGCGGGACAAAAGGTGCAGTCATCAATATGACCAAGGCCCTAGCGGTGGAATGGGCAGGCTCCGGATATAGAGTAAATGCGATTTGTCCGGGATTTATAGATACGGACATGACGGAAATGATCAAGGAAAGACCCGAAGTATTGGAGCAAATGAAAGCAAGGATCCCTATGTCTAGATTAGGCAGACCGGAAGATCTTGCGGGCGCTGCAGTTTTCTTGGCTTCCGATGCGGCGGCTTACGTTACCGGTCAGGCTATCGTCGTGGACGGAGGTGTTACTTCCGGTATATGA
- a CDS encoding Maf family protein has protein sequence MLILRSQSPRRKEILQSLGLHFQILPLPVDETSLHKETPVRYLERVTMAKLGPKPKDPEEMILASDTIVVFQNKILQKPADESEAFSMISELSGKSHQVYSGLGIMTEDKKIFDYDVSEVEFLPWAKSEILEYIKICKPYDKAGSYGIQDRNSPVKNFSGSYSNILGFPIRKFFLYHTLWSRFL, from the coding sequence ATGCTCATTCTGAGATCCCAATCTCCCAGAAGAAAAGAGATCTTACAATCCTTAGGATTACATTTTCAAATCCTACCTCTTCCCGTCGACGAAACTAGCCTGCACAAAGAAACACCTGTTCGTTATTTAGAAAGAGTGACCATGGCTAAACTCGGGCCTAAACCAAAGGATCCGGAAGAAATGATCTTGGCTTCCGACACAATAGTAGTTTTTCAAAATAAGATCCTGCAAAAACCTGCAGACGAATCCGAAGCGTTCTCGATGATTTCCGAACTTTCAGGAAAATCGCATCAGGTCTATTCCGGCCTAGGAATAATGACCGAGGATAAAAAAATTTTCGATTACGATGTTTCAGAGGTGGAATTTCTTCCTTGGGCTAAATCCGAAATTTTAGAATATATTAAAATTTGCAAACCGTACGACAAAGCTGGATCTTACGGAATTCAAGATCGGAATTCACCTGTGAAAAATTTTAGCGGATCTTATTCGAATATCTTAGGATTTCCGATCCGTAAATTTTTCTTATACCATACTCTTTGGAGCAGGTTTCTATAA
- a CDS encoding DNA polymerase III subunit delta, with protein sequence MISVADTKVSNSYENLIDFLHKTKPNLESLPQVLFVVSQDSYEFGVVSDLYKTAYKKSADPYEIVVFVAEPGDLENFQNEAGNLDMFAAQKLFIIKSGVTFFKPWLGKTKSKTSPKSFSVPETVKILIHYDHWDLPKELLSIFGDNVSHFKSSKIFPDKRKEAFLRASKEVEVKLDNEAEEEFLLKVNPSAGAYLKNLEKLKLYLGKKSFNLADLKEVLFQSSEFSSSEIVDYFFEKDYGRFSREFSKFKIGKDSLLIFLSLVKDHLDKLRIYKIILRLYDKVLSEKEQSDLLGIGAYSPARKNHTFKRLRKESSAFNDLEIKELYEFLLEMNQKIKTGSEKEETVYYFFRKMEDFFHPRNRTVRTR encoded by the coding sequence ATGATTTCCGTGGCCGATACCAAAGTTTCGAATTCTTACGAAAATCTGATCGATTTTCTTCACAAGACCAAACCCAACCTGGAATCCTTGCCTCAAGTTCTATTTGTGGTCTCCCAGGATTCTTACGAATTCGGTGTAGTCAGCGATCTGTATAAAACCGCCTACAAAAAAAGTGCAGATCCTTATGAGATCGTGGTGTTTGTCGCTGAACCGGGAGATCTGGAGAATTTTCAGAACGAAGCCGGAAACCTCGATATGTTTGCGGCACAAAAATTATTCATCATCAAATCGGGAGTCACATTCTTTAAACCTTGGCTGGGAAAAACAAAATCCAAAACTTCTCCTAAATCTTTTTCAGTTCCGGAAACCGTAAAAATTCTGATCCATTATGATCATTGGGATCTTCCCAAAGAGTTGCTTTCTATATTTGGAGACAATGTTTCCCATTTTAAATCCTCTAAAATTTTCCCCGATAAAAGAAAAGAAGCCTTCTTAAGAGCCTCCAAAGAGGTAGAGGTCAAATTGGACAACGAGGCAGAAGAGGAGTTTCTACTTAAGGTAAATCCAAGCGCCGGGGCTTACTTAAAAAATTTAGAAAAACTGAAATTATATTTAGGAAAGAAAAGTTTCAACCTTGCGGATCTGAAAGAAGTGTTATTCCAAAGTTCTGAATTTAGTTCTTCCGAAATTGTGGATTATTTTTTCGAAAAGGATTACGGAAGATTCTCCAGGGAATTTTCCAAGTTCAAGATAGGGAAGGATTCACTTCTAATCTTTCTTTCTTTAGTGAAAGATCATTTGGATAAGTTAAGAATTTATAAAATTATTTTGAGACTGTATGACAAGGTCCTGAGTGAAAAAGAACAGTCCGATCTCCTTGGAATCGGAGCCTATTCTCCTGCTCGAAAAAATCATACTTTTAAGCGTCTCAGAAAAGAAAGCTCTGCATTTAACGATCTGGAAATTAAGGAACTATATGAGTTCTTACTGGAAATGAACCAAAAGATCAAAACAGGTTCCGAAAAAGAGGAAACAGTATATTATTTCTTCAGGAAGATGGAGGATTTTTTCCATCCTCGGAATCGAACAGTTCGAACTCGGTGA
- a CDS encoding sigma 54-interacting transcriptional regulator produces the protein MEESNFIALSPSTRKILDRMKQAVSSDLPILFLGESGTGKSYLGYLFHSFCKDRFPQYQVFDFSVSESEQETSEIFSKLDGKAGVTIFLEGISNLNPSFQVQLLQKIRNEKGKNRYLLSDQPDLPEKVKSGKVQESLMTEIQTLQVKIPTLRDRKEDIPPLTRFFLDLIGKRYNRKNIKISEKLGKFLLEYDYPGNLHQLKNMLEAMVSLHNVKTLDTKHLPPELFETGYKQNDNLSVRTGIPLRDYEREIIRRNLILVNGNREKAARILGISERTIYRKITEFELFDSEDGKNPPSS, from the coding sequence ATGGAAGAATCTAATTTTATCGCATTATCCCCTTCTACCCGCAAAATTTTGGATCGTATGAAACAAGCGGTCTCTTCGGATCTTCCGATTTTGTTTTTAGGAGAATCAGGGACAGGAAAAAGTTATTTAGGGTATCTTTTTCACTCATTTTGCAAAGACAGGTTTCCACAATATCAGGTCTTCGATTTTTCAGTCTCCGAATCGGAGCAAGAGACTTCGGAGATCTTTTCTAAGTTAGACGGTAAAGCGGGGGTAACGATTTTTTTAGAGGGGATTTCCAACTTAAATCCAAGCTTTCAAGTGCAACTTTTACAAAAGATCCGGAATGAAAAAGGGAAGAATAGATATTTGCTTTCCGATCAACCTGATCTTCCGGAAAAAGTGAAGTCCGGTAAAGTGCAAGAGTCTTTGATGACCGAAATCCAAACTCTTCAGGTAAAAATTCCTACGTTAAGAGATAGAAAGGAAGATATCCCCCCTTTAACTCGTTTTTTTCTGGATCTGATAGGTAAAAGATATAATCGTAAGAATATTAAAATATCCGAAAAGTTAGGAAAGTTTTTATTAGAGTATGATTATCCCGGCAATCTTCATCAGCTAAAAAATATGTTAGAAGCGATGGTCTCACTTCATAACGTGAAGACGTTGGATACAAAACATCTCCCTCCTGAATTATTCGAAACAGGTTATAAACAAAACGATAATCTATCTGTTCGTACCGGAATTCCTCTCAGAGATTATGAAAGAGAAATTATCAGACGCAATTTGATCTTAGTGAACGGGAATAGAGAAAAGGCTGCGAGAATTTTGGGAATTTCCGAAAGAACAATTTATAGAAAGATCACCGAGTTCGAACTGTTCGATTCCGAGGATGGAAAAAATCCTCCATCTTCCTGA
- a CDS encoding LIC10012 family protein, with protein sequence MSKNFRNYLFVLLTLATSDAIATTVVFLPGNWEGQAPVSLEGTGEKPYELAKLSQFYATRIYSLQIKEQLSPNSDPEIKDFLIPQISREKFKQTCSRLKPDYVVRDQLSIEEKIRIDRSVYDCNLSKMEEYSIIGRKDLFETLEKLTKDSFPLVPKKKIKEYSREPVRAAKSQIIVLDSSYSYAPERKEFMSQLEAISWQPETKFRLVVFSENGSKVFPESSRSEFIKQWKDFKSEGKSNTQDLTNALVRLRRILSSEDSPGKKKERMISILTNAKASNSIGGYGAAIEGLSQIGAKVSILYSSYAGPEARREHKEAAKRGAEFREVAYFQRIVTPRDSKTLVFKEGKLYSTSVSPDPKMKIEDSSLEKVEFAGKYSLGEFLNPWSLGTIYEEVKKEKILTSEPVRSNFASLFSSSVSEASNSEYFGNFPKVLVKSGSKAFWIRVPNLSGFSEGKKGVWAVTFLSSSFSSEGVEVIPDSLERYTFSTAKILECDPSVARNYLRNTEKFKFDCLVKGEILEVSQP encoded by the coding sequence TTGTCAAAAAATTTCCGAAATTATCTTTTTGTTCTGCTAACTCTGGCGACCAGCGACGCAATAGCGACGACAGTCGTATTTCTTCCGGGAAATTGGGAAGGACAAGCTCCTGTGTCTTTAGAAGGAACTGGAGAAAAGCCGTATGAGTTGGCTAAATTAAGCCAGTTCTATGCGACCAGGATCTATTCTCTTCAGATAAAAGAACAACTCTCTCCGAATTCAGATCCGGAAATAAAAGATTTTCTAATTCCTCAGATCTCAAGAGAAAAATTCAAACAAACATGCTCCAGGCTCAAACCGGATTATGTAGTTCGAGACCAATTATCGATTGAGGAAAAGATCAGGATCGATCGTTCCGTATACGATTGTAATCTTTCTAAAATGGAAGAATACTCCATCATCGGCAGAAAAGATCTGTTTGAGACTTTAGAGAAGTTGACCAAGGATTCCTTTCCTCTGGTTCCTAAAAAAAAGATAAAAGAATATTCCAGAGAACCTGTACGAGCTGCGAAATCACAGATCATCGTACTCGATTCTTCTTATTCGTACGCACCTGAAAGAAAAGAATTTATGTCGCAATTAGAAGCGATCTCTTGGCAGCCGGAAACAAAATTTCGTTTGGTTGTTTTTAGCGAGAATGGCTCCAAAGTTTTTCCGGAATCCAGTCGCTCTGAGTTCATTAAACAGTGGAAGGATTTTAAATCGGAAGGAAAATCCAATACCCAAGATCTTACGAATGCACTTGTTAGATTAAGAAGAATTCTAAGTTCGGAGGATTCTCCGGGAAAGAAAAAGGAAAGAATGATCAGCATTCTCACTAATGCCAAAGCTTCCAACTCAATCGGTGGGTACGGAGCTGCGATCGAGGGTCTGAGCCAGATAGGAGCTAAAGTTTCCATTCTATATTCTTCTTATGCCGGACCGGAAGCACGTAGGGAACATAAAGAAGCGGCAAAAAGAGGAGCAGAGTTCAGAGAGGTTGCCTATTTCCAGAGAATAGTAACTCCGAGAGATTCCAAAACTTTGGTCTTCAAAGAAGGAAAATTATATAGCACCAGTGTTTCTCCCGATCCAAAAATGAAGATAGAAGATTCTTCTCTCGAAAAAGTGGAGTTTGCAGGCAAATATTCATTGGGAGAGTTCCTAAATCCATGGAGTTTAGGAACTATTTATGAAGAAGTGAAGAAGGAAAAGATCCTAACTTCAGAGCCGGTCCGCAGCAATTTTGCATCTTTATTCTCCAGTTCCGTAAGTGAGGCCTCTAATTCCGAATATTTTGGAAATTTTCCGAAAGTATTAGTCAAATCCGGGTCTAAGGCGTTTTGGATCCGAGTCCCTAACTTATCCGGATTTTCAGAAGGAAAAAAAGGGGTATGGGCGGTTACGTTTCTTTCATCCTCTTTTTCATCGGAGGGGGTCGAAGTAATACCGGATTCGTTAGAACGATATACTTTCTCTACTGCTAAAATTTTGGAATGTGATCCGTCCGTTGCTCGAAATTATCTGAGAAATACGGAAAAATTCAAATTCGATTGTTTAGTAAAGGGAGAGATCCTGGAAGTTTCTCAGCCGTAG
- a CDS encoding lipoprotein LipL21 — protein sequence MIKKVIVIALSAALLTYCGANTAQKDATSVGDGGWSFEGWGGPPEQRNDGKTPRDTNPKDYYYMKFASRASAKAVAKKSLAMMQSTCREASRLQGASDVVKKMVGETVESASGVSDGEATASVIVGTSAGIVKGVGVYECKATGPGSDPNDVSKDNWEECQCVIYAKFPGGRDALVAKAQEIGK from the coding sequence ATGATCAAGAAAGTAATCGTTATTGCGCTGTCTGCTGCATTACTTACCTACTGTGGAGCAAATACCGCTCAGAAAGATGCTACTTCCGTTGGCGACGGAGGATGGTCTTTCGAAGGTTGGGGTGGACCGCCTGAGCAAAGAAACGACGGAAAAACTCCAAGAGATACCAATCCTAAAGACTATTATTACATGAAGTTCGCTTCTCGCGCATCTGCTAAAGCCGTTGCGAAAAAAAGTCTCGCAATGATGCAGTCTACTTGCCGCGAAGCTTCCCGCTTACAAGGTGCTTCCGACGTTGTTAAAAAAATGGTCGGTGAGACTGTTGAATCCGCATCCGGAGTTTCCGACGGTGAAGCAACTGCTTCCGTTATCGTTGGTACTTCTGCAGGTATCGTTAAAGGAGTAGGGGTTTACGAGTGTAAAGCTACTGGCCCAGGTTCCGATCCTAATGATGTTTCTAAAGACAACTGGGAAGAATGCCAGTGTGTTATTTACGCTAAATTTCCAGGTGGACGCGACGCTCTCGTAGCTAAAGCTCAAGAAATCGGTAAATAA
- the lenA gene encoding lipoprotein LenA, which yields MRAIALIFTIFVLLACDKKKEDAPVEQIIGTKYSGSDQYVYKKPGTREKSEQVTLIYEFEEVNGLEIVPYESTDSKGKKSVTEYLKLKTVDGKEGFGLLKNFYDAVLFVVADGDTAFAKNSLTSPSKGKLEKGMSCFESEASGEFAKVRCNGSIVKAGKLNNLHDIWIQPISSNISKDPLLGDSIRNLKAASLKLIELSKTTDPVKQEELKKSATAALKTVFDKGDIYQGAANSIATEFGLTLSEQQQPTE from the coding sequence ATGAGAGCCATTGCACTCATATTCACCATATTTGTATTACTCGCATGCGATAAAAAGAAAGAAGATGCTCCGGTCGAACAGATCATTGGAACAAAATATTCCGGCAGTGATCAATACGTTTATAAAAAGCCGGGAACCAGAGAAAAATCGGAACAAGTAACTTTAATATATGAATTCGAAGAGGTCAACGGGCTAGAGATCGTTCCTTATGAATCCACAGACTCTAAAGGAAAGAAATCAGTAACAGAATATCTGAAACTAAAAACAGTGGATGGAAAAGAAGGTTTCGGACTTCTGAAAAACTTTTACGACGCGGTCCTGTTTGTTGTAGCTGATGGAGATACAGCATTTGCAAAAAATTCTCTAACTTCTCCTTCTAAAGGAAAACTAGAAAAGGGAATGTCCTGCTTTGAATCGGAGGCAAGCGGAGAATTTGCGAAAGTACGCTGTAACGGTTCTATCGTAAAAGCCGGAAAGTTAAATAACTTGCACGATATTTGGATCCAACCGATTTCTTCAAACATTTCAAAAGATCCACTTTTAGGCGATAGCATTCGAAATCTAAAAGCTGCTAGTTTAAAATTAATAGAGCTAAGTAAAACTACTGATCCGGTTAAGCAGGAAGAATTGAAGAAGTCTGCAACTGCCGCTTTAAAGACTGTATTCGATAAGGGAGATATTTATCAAGGGGCAGCGAATTCTATTGCAACTGAATTCGGTTTAACTCTCTCAGAACAGCAACAACCAACCGAATAA
- a CDS encoding tRNA dihydrouridine synthase, producing the protein MIRIGSVEIPGWLAMSPMAGISDSPTRTIARRYGSAFSYTEFVSTDSLAVGSKKALSLLRFREEERPITFQIFGNKLEIIVEAAKRIRELNPDIIDLNMGCPARNVSMRGSGVGLLLKPVYAGRIIEEMRKALDIPVTAKIRLGWDDTSRNYMEVSRILEESGVMAISVHGRTREMGYSGKADWDAISDIKSERKVPIFGNGDVSSYEEALRRKEESKVDGVLVGRNSIGNPWIFSNIKKEDLSFEEILSTTFSHLQLMRETFGDKYGLILLRKHLVRYVQSRKEVESVRLELLKTEDPEKLIQILHEAQNSLSLAS; encoded by the coding sequence ATGATCCGTATCGGCTCTGTCGAAATTCCCGGTTGGTTGGCCATGTCGCCGATGGCCGGGATCAGTGATAGCCCGACCAGAACCATAGCCCGGAGATACGGATCCGCCTTCTCCTATACTGAATTCGTTTCAACTGACAGCCTTGCTGTCGGATCTAAAAAAGCATTATCTCTATTACGTTTTCGTGAAGAGGAAAGACCGATCACTTTCCAGATCTTCGGTAATAAACTCGAGATCATAGTCGAAGCAGCAAAAAGAATTCGCGAATTAAATCCGGACATTATAGACTTAAACATGGGCTGTCCAGCTCGAAATGTTTCCATGAGGGGCTCCGGAGTCGGTCTTCTTCTCAAGCCTGTATATGCAGGAAGAATAATAGAAGAAATGAGAAAGGCACTGGATATTCCAGTCACTGCAAAGATCCGTTTAGGCTGGGATGATACTTCCAGAAATTATATGGAAGTATCCCGGATCTTAGAAGAATCCGGAGTGATGGCGATCTCCGTTCATGGGAGAACCCGTGAGATGGGTTATTCAGGAAAAGCGGATTGGGATGCGATCTCCGACATTAAATCCGAAAGAAAGGTCCCTATCTTCGGAAACGGAGACGTAAGCAGTTACGAAGAAGCGCTTCGCAGGAAGGAAGAATCCAAAGTCGATGGAGTTTTGGTCGGTAGGAACTCCATTGGAAATCCTTGGATATTCTCAAATATCAAAAAAGAGGATCTGAGTTTCGAAGAGATCCTATCTACTACATTCAGTCATTTGCAATTGATGAGAGAAACCTTCGGAGATAAGTATGGTTTAATTCTTCTCCGAAAACATCTGGTGCGTTATGTACAATCCAGAAAAGAAGTAGAATCTGTGAGACTAGAACTTCTCAAAACGGAAGACCCCGAAAAATTGATCCAAATTCTGCACGAAGCTCAGAATAGTCTGAGCTTAGCTTCTTAA
- the gyrA gene encoding DNA gyrase subunit A, producing the protein MSEELENETKTLGFSLSSRPDIGDALKNGVRVIPVEIEDQMKEAYLGYAMSVIVGRALPDVRDGLKPVHRRILHAMNERAWRSDRPYVKCAKIVGEVLGNYHPHGDSSVYDALVRMVQEFSLRVPLIDGQGNYGSIDGDNPAAYRYTEARLAKVAEELLRDIEKETVNFSPNFDDTKHQPDVLPANFPNLLVNGSSGIAVGMATNIPPHNLSECVEAVVAVIRNPEITIPELLKIIPGPDFPTGGIIIGGEGLLSAYHTGRGSIRIRSKVEIEENKKGREVIVVTEIPYQVNKRTLLERIGELVNEKQIEGISEILDLSDRKGIRVEIHIKKDANAQVILNQLLKLTQLQVSYGITMLAILDNKPKIFNIKEILVAYSIHRKEVIVRRTQFDLDKAEKRAHILEGLKIALENIEEVIKVIRASKNAAEAKEQLMARFILSDVQADAILEMRLQRLTSLEVQKVIDELEEVRALIMDLKDILAKPERVSDIVCTELLEVSEKFGNKRKTDISLESVESSSFNAEDLIADEEVVLQITYDQFVKRLPLDTFKRQRRGGKGIQGLSQKREDVVKIMKTAMTHDNVMFFSNIGKVYMMKAYELPQASKEARGKSLKAIIGLGENETVSAIFTFREEDKGKDLLLVTKNGFIKRVELSEFGNVKKSGIIAIGLRDGDQLIQVISVEKGDNVMIFSANGLALRIEMDTIRAQGRTAQGVTGMRLSKEDAIVGLSKVVEGDDIFLISENGYGKRLGFEEFGTKGRGGKGMAFLKVGEKNGAAVAVSSVGEEDEIILVTQQGMVIRTEANQISKMGRTAVGVRVVDIKDNDKVQDCTVIRENKEK; encoded by the coding sequence ATGAGCGAAGAGCTAGAGAACGAAACAAAAACTTTAGGATTCAGTCTTTCTTCCCGTCCTGATATTGGCGATGCATTGAAGAATGGCGTCAGGGTAATTCCTGTCGAAATCGAAGACCAAATGAAGGAAGCCTACCTGGGTTATGCGATGAGCGTAATTGTAGGAAGAGCTTTGCCTGACGTCAGAGACGGCTTAAAACCGGTTCACAGACGTATTCTACATGCAATGAATGAAAGGGCCTGGAGAAGCGATCGCCCTTATGTCAAATGCGCAAAGATTGTTGGAGAAGTATTAGGTAATTATCACCCACACGGGGACAGCTCCGTATACGATGCATTAGTTCGTATGGTCCAAGAGTTTTCTCTTAGAGTTCCTCTTATTGACGGGCAGGGAAATTACGGCTCCATAGACGGAGACAACCCTGCTGCATATCGATATACAGAAGCGAGACTTGCAAAAGTTGCAGAAGAACTTTTAAGAGATATAGAGAAGGAAACTGTAAACTTTTCTCCCAACTTCGATGATACCAAACACCAGCCAGATGTACTTCCTGCAAATTTTCCAAACTTATTAGTAAACGGTTCTTCCGGAATTGCCGTAGGAATGGCGACCAATATTCCGCCTCACAACTTAAGTGAATGTGTTGAGGCAGTTGTTGCCGTTATCCGAAATCCGGAGATTACGATTCCTGAACTATTAAAGATTATTCCTGGTCCGGATTTTCCTACAGGTGGTATCATCATAGGAGGAGAAGGTTTACTCTCAGCATATCATACAGGCCGCGGTTCCATTCGTATCCGATCCAAAGTGGAGATCGAAGAGAACAAAAAAGGCCGAGAAGTTATCGTAGTCACAGAGATCCCTTACCAAGTGAACAAGAGAACTCTCCTAGAAAGAATAGGAGAACTTGTTAACGAAAAACAGATCGAAGGAATTTCCGAGATCTTAGATCTTTCCGACAGAAAAGGGATCCGTGTAGAGATCCATATTAAAAAAGATGCAAATGCTCAGGTGATCCTGAACCAACTTCTAAAACTTACTCAACTACAAGTAAGTTATGGGATCACGATGCTTGCGATCTTAGATAATAAGCCTAAGATCTTTAATATCAAAGAGATCTTAGTTGCTTATTCCATCCACAGAAAAGAAGTAATTGTTCGTAGAACCCAATTCGATCTGGATAAGGCCGAAAAACGAGCTCATATATTAGAAGGGTTAAAGATCGCTCTCGAGAATATTGAGGAAGTGATCAAAGTGATCCGTGCTTCTAAAAATGCGGCCGAAGCGAAAGAACAGTTGATGGCTCGCTTCATTCTTTCCGATGTCCAAGCTGATGCGATCCTTGAAATGAGACTCCAAAGACTTACTTCTTTGGAAGTCCAAAAGGTAATCGATGAGTTGGAAGAAGTTCGTGCTCTTATTATGGATCTGAAGGATATTCTAGCAAAACCTGAAAGGGTGTCCGACATAGTTTGTACTGAGTTGTTAGAAGTTTCCGAAAAATTCGGGAACAAAAGAAAAACGGATATCAGCTTAGAAAGTGTAGAATCTTCCTCTTTCAACGCGGAAGATCTCATTGCGGACGAAGAAGTCGTATTACAAATTACTTATGATCAATTCGTAAAAAGACTTCCTCTGGATACTTTCAAAAGACAAAGACGCGGTGGAAAAGGAATCCAAGGACTTTCTCAAAAGAGAGAAGACGTGGTCAAGATCATGAAAACCGCGATGACTCACGACAATGTGATGTTCTTCTCTAATATCGGAAAAGTTTATATGATGAAAGCTTATGAACTTCCTCAAGCTTCCAAGGAGGCCAGAGGAAAATCATTAAAAGCAATCATAGGTCTTGGCGAGAACGAAACTGTCTCCGCAATATTCACATTTAGAGAAGAAGATAAAGGAAAAGATCTACTGCTCGTAACTAAAAATGGATTTATTAAACGAGTAGAATTATCCGAGTTTGGCAATGTCAAAAAATCCGGTATAATTGCGATTGGCCTTAGAGATGGAGACCAACTCATCCAAGTAATTTCCGTCGAGAAGGGAGACAACGTCATGATCTTCTCCGCAAACGGACTCGCGCTTCGTATCGAAATGGATACAATCCGCGCCCAAGGAAGAACAGCCCAAGGTGTGACCGGAATGAGACTTTCTAAAGAAGACGCGATTGTTGGGCTTTCCAAGGTGGTAGAAGGAGACGATATATTCCTGATCTCTGAGAATGGTTACGGAAAACGTCTTGGCTTCGAAGAGTTCGGGACCAAAGGAAGAGGAGGCAAAGGAATGGCCTTCTTGAAAGTGGGAGAGAAAAACGGTGCGGCTGTTGCTGTAAGTTCAGTGGGAGAAGAAGACGAGATCATCTTAGTAACCCAACAAGGAATGGTCATCAGAACCGAAGCGAACCAAATCTCCAAAATGGGAAGAACTGCAGTAGGAGTCAGAGTCGTTGACATCAAGGACAACGATAAGGTCCAAGATTGTACTGTAATTCGAGAAAATAAGGAAAAATGA